The following are encoded in a window of Sinomonas cyclohexanicum genomic DNA:
- a CDS encoding DUF72 domain-containing protein has translation MAHAHIGVSGWRYRNWRGDFYPRGLRQADELAYLAERVTSAEVNGSFYSLQRPSSYRSWREAVPEGFVFAVKGGRFITHLLQLRGVETALANFFASGVLALEDALGPLLWQLPGRMAYDAGRLAEFFDLLPRSTAAAAELAARHDAHVPEDRALTVAAVDRPLLHAVEPRHESFDSPDARALFERHGISMVLSDSAGAWPAVDADTAGFRYVRLHGETELYRGGYSEASLDRWAGRVAEWLSSGHDSYVYFDNDADGRAPHDAVSLLARLV, from the coding sequence ATGGCCCATGCGCACATCGGCGTGTCCGGCTGGCGCTACCGGAACTGGCGCGGCGACTTCTACCCGCGAGGCCTCCGCCAGGCCGACGAGCTCGCCTACCTCGCCGAACGCGTCACCTCCGCCGAGGTCAACGGCTCGTTCTACTCGCTCCAGCGCCCGTCCTCGTACCGCTCCTGGCGGGAGGCCGTCCCCGAGGGGTTCGTCTTCGCGGTGAAGGGCGGGCGGTTCATCACCCACCTCTTGCAGCTGCGTGGTGTCGAGACCGCGCTCGCGAACTTCTTCGCCTCCGGCGTCCTCGCGCTCGAGGACGCGCTCGGGCCGCTCCTGTGGCAGCTGCCCGGACGGATGGCGTACGACGCCGGCCGGCTGGCGGAGTTCTTCGACCTCCTCCCGCGGTCCACGGCTGCTGCTGCCGAGCTCGCCGCACGGCACGACGCCCACGTGCCCGAGGACCGGGCGCTCACGGTGGCGGCCGTCGACAGGCCGCTGCTGCACGCCGTCGAGCCCCGCCACGAGAGCTTCGACTCGCCCGACGCCCGAGCGCTCTTCGAGCGGCACGGGATCTCCATGGTCCTCTCGGACAGCGCCGGCGCGTGGCCCGCCGTGGACGCGGACACGGCGGGCTTCCGCTACGTACGCCTCCACGGCGAGACGGAGCTGTACCGAGGCGGGTACTCAGAGGCCTCCTTGGACCGCTGGGCCGGCCGCGTCGCGGAATGGCTCTCGTCCGGCCACGACTCCTACGTCTACTTCGACAACGACGCCGACGGCCGCGCGCCGCACGACGCCGTGTCCCTCCTTGCCCGGCTGGTCTGA